In Spirosoma pollinicola, the genomic window TCCAGGCACCCAATTTTGTAATTATATCTGGAATATATACCTGATAGGAATACTTACATAGTTGCAATTGAATCATGCCGAAAAACAATAAACCAGTAAAAAAGGGCCCCGATGTGGTGCTAATTGGGGCTGGTATCATGAGTGCCACCCTGGGCGTGTTGCTGAAAGAACTGCAACCCGACATAACCATTGATATTTACGAACGCCTGGACAGTGCAGCCGCCGAAAGTTCGGATGCATGGAATAATGCAGGGACTGGTCACTCAGCTTTTTGTGAGCTTAATTATACACCAGAAAAAGAAGACGGCACTATTGACCCCTCCAAGGCTATCAAGATTGCTGAGTCGTTTGAGCAGTCAAAACAATTCTGGTCTTTTCTTATTCAGCAGGGGTTCCTGCATGATGCGCCTAATTTTATTCGGTCCATTCCGCATATGAGTTTTGTATGGGGAGAGGATAACGTTTCGTATCTCCGCAAACGCTTCGATGCGCTTCAGCGAAATTACCTTTTCCACGGCATGCAGTATTCACAAGAGCCAGCTCAATTGGCTAATTGGATGCCGCTGGTTATGCAGGACCGCGACCCATCGCAACCGGTAGCTGCCACACGTATGGAAATTGGCACCGATGTAAACTTTGGGACGCTGACCCGTGCCATGTTTCGTCGTTTGTATGACATGCCCGGTGTCCATATACATTTCGCCCATGATGTACGTGACCTTTGGCGTTCAAAATCGCTGGGTGGCTGGAAAATCCGGGTTGAAAACGTGACAACAAATCAGGTTCGCGATGTGCAGACCCAGTTCATTTTTATTGGTGCCGGGGGCGGCTCTCTGCGGCTGCTCGAAAAATCAGATATACCTGAAAGCAGAGGATTTGGTGGCTTTCCAGTAAGCGGACAATGGCTCAAATGCGTCAATCAGGACGTTATTGAGCTGCATCAGGCAAAAGTATATGGTAAGGCATCGGTGGGGGCTCCACCAATGTCGGTGCCCCATTTGGATACCCGCATGATTGATGGCAAACGCGAATTACTATTTGGCCCCTATGCCGGTTTTTCGACTAAATTCTTAAAAAGTGGCTCATACATGGATCTTCCAAAATCCATTCAGTTGAGCAACATGGCCCCTATGTTGATGGCGGGTCTTCACAACGTTTCTCTAACGAAGTACCTCATTCAGCAAGTGTTACAATCGCCCGAAGACCGTTTAAATGCCCTGAGAGAGTATTACCCCGACGCCAGAATGGACGATTGGGAGTTAGAAATTGCTGGTCAGCGAGTACAGGTTATCAAAAAAGACGAAGAGGAAGGCGGAGTTCTTGAATTTGGTACCGAAGTGGTAAGTGCGGCCGATGGCAGCATTGCGGCTTTGTTGGGCGCGTCGCCGGGTGCATCGACCGCCGTATCGATTATGCTTGACTTATTAAAACGCTGTTTTCCAGAACAATTAAAAACAGAAGCCTGGCAACAGAAGCTGAAGGAGATGATTCCGAGCTACGGACAGATTTTGGCTGATAACCCAACGCTGGGTCAACAGCTTCGCCAACATACAAGTGATATTTTGGGCTTGGGTACGTTTGTTTATACACCCAGCGAACAAGTGTAATCCTGTTGGTACTCTTAATAACGGCTCGTGCTACATACCAGATTGTGGCACGGGCCGCTTTCGTATTAGCAGCTATCTTTTTTATTTTACCAAAATTGTGCCTTTTTCTGAAAGTTGACGTCTAGTTAGTATGATCTACTTCCAGAAACTAATCGACATCATACTTGTCGCTCTTTTACTGATCGGCCATGAGCTAAGCCGGGAGATAAACTAATATAAAGGTATTCGGTGTCACCACGTAGAATTTCTTTGTTTATTATTGGCATGTCAAAAAATGAATCAAGCATCAAATTCGAAAGCTGACATTCCAGTAAAACCGCAATCAGGCCACACAAACAAGGATCCGGCTAATGGCTGTTCTTCTATCTCTTTCTCGCTCAGGCCAACCCGTGCTGTTGTAATATACAAATCACCTAATGTTGGCCCACCAAACGTACAGGACGTCACTTTTGCTACTGGTAATGGTAAACGAAGGAGAATTTCTCCGGTATTTGGATTCCAGCGGGTTATCTGCCAACCATCCCAGTGAGCAATCCAAAGCATTCCTTCATTATCAATGGTCATCCCATCTGGATAGCCTTCCTGCTCAGGAATGTCAAGTACCGTCCGCACCGGTCCTAACTGACCCGTCTTGTTATTAAAAAGAAACGACTTTACGGTAAAGGTGGGGGTATCAATATAATATAGTTGCGAATGGCCAAGGCTCCATGCCATTCCGTTAGAAATAGTGACTTTGCCAATTTTCCGGGTAACCGACAGGTCTGGATTAAGTGTGTATACGCTTCCTGCTTCGGGTTCTTCTATCAGTGACATCGTACCTGCCCAGAACCGGCCAGCCGGATCACACTTTCCTTCGTTGAACCGATTGCCAGGCCGTGAAGCCTCCGGGTTAGCAATCATTGACACCGCCCCTGTTTGGCGATCAATAAAACAAAACCCATCTTTTATGGCTGCCACAAAACGACTATCCCGCTGGCAAAGCGCAAATGAGCCAATGGGTTGATAGACCTGAACTGTGGAGTGCGTTGTCTGCGTTGGTTCAACTTGATGAATTTCGCCATTCAAAATATCAATCCAGCAAATCAGACCCTGCCGGGCATCCCAAACAGGCCCTTCACCTAATAGGCAGCGATGATCAAGTACGACTCGAATTGCTGGGGTATCAGTTTTTGATGGAAACATAGACGTTATAAAAAATTGTTGAGTTATCAGGGTGCATCCCACAACTTCAAGAGAGTCATTCGCCGATTATCCGGTCCGACAGGTGGGCATGTAGAGTTCGTAAATATACGAATGAACAAAATATTTGTCGGGGTTAAGTAAGTCTATTACTGTCGGGAAGCCAGCTAATGATCGAATCAATACAGGATATATTTTATCCCTTCGGATCAATAGACTTTCTTGTACAACGCCCCAGAAAACAAAAAGCGTTAGCATGCCGACGTTGAACGGCGTATTTGCCAACTTTCCACGAGCCTTATGAAAAGTAATAGCGCTCATGGTGAGCGCATCGCAACGCAGCAGTACCGTTAGGCTTCCCCATTTCCTTACGCATTTCAAAAGACCAAAATGAACTGATCCTCTATTACTTTGGGCATTTTGTACGTTTGTGATATTGCCGATCTACGCATTCGTGTCATAACAAACCCTGGTACTAATGGACAAAGCTCTCTTGCTTTGCAAGTGGAATTATATCATTGCCTGAAGTTGACGAAGTATATATGAATCGTAATTGTACATGCATTTAATGTTTGCGTGGAGCAATTTAATTACTTGACCGGGCGGAATTTGTCCACCTTCAAACGAGAGTTTGAAATAACATTTCATGAAACGTCAAGTCACTGGTTGGTACAAAAACAGCTTCAGTAAGCTTATTTTCTGGTTAAGTAAATGTCAATGAAACTCGCTGATATTCATCTGGCCATCGGTTTCGAAGACTTGTTACATTTTTCGTTGGTCTTTAAAAAACTCTTCGGTCGGGCACTAACGCATTTAACTTAGCAGAACCAATTGATAAACGGCTAACAGCTCATTGAAACACGACTTTTTCGTTTGGCTGGTCATTAGCCTATTTATTATTACTTTATTCCTATATATAGAACTACAATAAAATTGCCTCAACAACATCATCAGTTACTTGTATATACATAATCTATTTAACCTATTACTAATGAAATATAAATCATAAAGAATAAAAAATTCATTAAACAAGTATTTACAAATAGATTACTTTTGTTAACTACAGAATATTAATGACATTTTATCTGGTTTTTAGTTATTCTCTTCAATACGAGCAGTTTAAAATTAAATCATTGTAGTGTCGTTAGTTACTAAGCTTCACCAATCAGCTAGTAGAAGGGGTTAGGTGAATTTGCCTTTAATTTATTATTCGTTCATATGTTTATTATTACTTTTAATGAGTTTGCTTTTCTCTACTCAATATTCAACAGTGACTATCATCGACAGGTAGAGCAATTATATTTTAACAAACATGATCAGCTATCAAAATTGAACTACCCTGATTTTTACTCTTCCGAAAGAGCGAGTAATCTCTAAAGAAAATACAAAGTCAATTTCTCTAAACTGTGTTTAGACCTTACTCAACCTCTTTTAACATTGATTAATAAATATTTACTTTTCTCAACGGGTAGCCCATGCTATTCAATTCTCGCTCCTTCTGCACCTGTACTACTGAGCGAAATTCGTCCCTCAAACTTCATAAACCAAGGTGCTTTAGTAAGACGATTAGTCGGCGATAAAAAACAACTGACTTTTTACGGTCTATGGCTTCTTCTTATCTCAATTTCGTTGAATAGTCTGGGGCAAACAACCTACTATGTGGCTAGCACAGGTAAGGATACCAATAATGGTACGTCCATGACCGCTCCTTTTCAAACGTTAGTAAAAGTTAACAGCTTATCACTAAGACCGGGCGATGTAGTGCTTTTCCGACGGGGGGATACATTTCAGGGCACGCTTACCATTCGAAAGTCCGGCTCAGCTAATTTGCCCATTACGTTTGATGCCTATGGCAACGGGCCAAAACCTATTCTTTCCGGCTCGGTACCGGTTAGTAACTGGTCGGCAGTTGGGGGGAATGTATGGCAGGCATCCTGTTCATCCTGTGGTAGTGCCGTTACGGGTTTGTACCGGGATGGTGTTGGTTTACCACTTGGCCGATATCCAAATGCTGATGCCCCGAACAAAGGCAATTTAACGATACGTGCTCATACAGAGAGGTACCAGATTTTTAGTCTGGAACACTTGCCCACCACCATTGACTGGCAGGGTGCTGAGGTTGTTATGCGCCCCACAGCCTGGATTATTGACCGCGCCGTTGTCGATCATCAGTATGGCGACGCGCTTAATCTGTTTAACTACTCAACGTATACACCAAAGGATAATTCAGAGTATTTCTTCCAGAATCATCCGGCAACACTGGATAGACAGGGAGAATGGTGTTATACATCAGCGAACAAGAGCCTACAGGTTTATGACACCACCGGCTGCATTAATGATCGAGTAATAACGGCTACTGTTTCCGCCAGAGCTGTCGACATTGCCAATAGTTCATATTTGAGTTTAAGGAATTTGCAAATCACACAAACTCTTAACACCAACGTATTTACTCAAAACGTATCGAATCTAACACTAATCAACCTCGACATTACCAATGCAGGTGAAGATGGACTGGCTATAACCGGATCGGGAACGAATCTATTACTTGAAAATAATACAGTAACTAATGTTAACAATAATGGCATAAGTATAGACACCTACCAGACCGTTACGCTGAAGGGCAACACAATTCGGGCTATTGGTGCCGTTACAGGGCGCGGAAAAAGTGGTGATGGCATGTATAATGGTGTAGCCTCAAAAGCAAACAAGGCGGTTTCAATAGAGAATAACACCATTGACAGTGTCGGCTATAACGGTATCACCTTTGGCAATAATACAACGATTCGTCAGAATGTAATTTCCAACTATTGCATAAGTAAAGTTGACGGCGGAGGGATCTACGCATGGAATGGCAATAAGACATCGATGACCAATATTAATATTTTATCGAATATCATATTCGCCAGTCCTAATGTGCGAGGAAAATACGCGTACCAGGATTACTCGATCGGTATATTTCTAGATGATTGTGTCGAAAATGTAGCCATAAGAAATAACACAATATTTGGGAATACCCAATGGGGTGTATTTCTTCATGGAAATCCGAACATTGTATTTACGGATAATACCTTGTTCGACAACTTCGCCAGTCAACTGGTCGTCTATCACAACGGAGGAGTCTGCCCGATTCGAAATGATATAATTACTCGGAATATCATTGTCAGTAAGTTACCTTCTCAATTAGTTGCTCAGTACGAATCAAACGCGAATGATTTGTTTCAGTATGGTCTGATTGATTCAAATTATTATGCTCGTCCTTTTGATGAAACCGCTACTATATTAGGTATAATGAACTCAACTCAGGGTGGGCGTTATGAACTCAACGACTGGAAGAATTTTTCTGGTGGTCTTGATCTCCACTCAAAAGGAAGCCCCATTACTTACAAACCATACAAAAACGAAGGCGCCGGCGGCACAAGCCGTGTCAACAGTACGTTTGATACGAATAACGACAACTGGTTTTTGATTTACAGTCGCTACAATAACGGGGAGGTTGTACGAGACAACTCAAATAAACTCGATGGTGGCAGTCTGCGGGTAGGGTTTTCTACCCCCTCCGGACAGAGCGATTCATATGCTCAGGCAGTTAAGCCTGTAGCACTTACGAAGGGCAAAACGTATGTCCTTCGATTCGACGCGATAGCCACCGTGAATGTAAATCTACTGGTTTATCTCCGCCAATACGGGGCTCCCTTTAAGGAGTATGACAGACGTTATTCAGTACCTCTTGGGACAACACGTAAAAGCTTTGAATTTCCCTTTACACCTTCTGATAGTGACACCAACGCTGTCATACTAGTACAGATTGACGGTGAAGGGCCAACTTTCTGGCTGGATAATATCCGCTTGCAGGAAGATGTTCCAATCCAAAATAATCCGGATGATTTTATTAAGCTTTATTATAATCCAACCCTAAAAGATAGTACAATCAAGTTGACGGGCCTTTATCGGGATGTGAAGAATCAAGCATATTCTGGTTCTGTTCTTCTAAAACCCTTTACGTCCATTATCTTATTAAAAGACACAATACCAGTATCAGTTGCCGACTTAAGCCTCTCGTTAGAAACTGACAAACGGGTATTGCGTGTTAATGAAACAACCCGGCTCAGCCTTCGTGTTACTAATCAGGGCACGACACCGGCAACTCTATCCCGATGGACATATCGGCTGCCAACTAATCTCCAGCTTATCTGCCCTGACGGGCAGCCATACAGTGATAATGTATTGACAGGAACAGTGTCCTCTTTAGAACCAATGTGCGACACAACGTTTACGTTTCTGGTTAAACCAACTGCAAATGGCCTTTTCCGGACAGCAGCGCAAATAACGACCGCAACATCACCTGACCCCGACAGTACCCCTAACTCAGGTACGGCCGACGGTGAAGACGATGCAGCCGTGGTAGAATTCCGCGTTGGTGGGCTTACAACAAATGTATATGAGTCACCTAATCCTAACCAACGCCCACTATCTCCAATTGCCACCAGTCAGCCAGCACCAAATGTCACCACAGCTGACCTCAGTTTGCGTATGCAAGTGAGCAAGCGTGCTCCTACTGTTGGTCAAATAATTACATTGACCCTGTTTGTAAATAATGCCGGTGGTGGTAATGCCCAGTCCGTTCAATTGGAAAACGAACTTCCCAGTGGCTTGGAATTATATGGCTCAACAAACTGGACGGTAAACGGACGTTCCATGAGCATTACTTTACCTTCTGTTTCAGCTAATACCACAATAAATACATCCTTTCAGGTCCGTGTAAATACACCGGGCGTTTGGATTAATAAAGCTCAAATTAGTTCATCATCAATTACTGATCCCGACTCTACACCAGGGAATGGATTCGCCAATGGGGAGGATGATCAGGCTCAAACGGATATAAGATGCCTTTAGAATAAGAAGCGACTTTAATCTGGCAAGTCGATTCGATCCAATTCTAGCCAGCAAAAACCAGACTTTTCTACTATTATTCAGCAGCCCATGCCCCATCTGAACAGATGGGGCATGGGCTTTTTTCATTAAGCTGGTTAAGGCAATCTAATGCCATTTATAACCAGTTGGCCTAAAGCTATTCAGTAATGACCTGCACGACATAAGTGTTCACTGTCAATAGATACATATGTATTAATTATTTAGTATATATGATTAACTAAACGGTCAAAAACAATTTATTATATAACTTATTACCCCGTATTGATTACTATTAAATAAATCATAAATACTTTTTTCTAGTAAAATAGAATAATCATTGCACTTTAAAATACGATTTAGTATGTTTATTGTGATATTTGAAAACTTTTTATAAACATATATCATAATTCATTAACTAGGTACTTTATACTTACTATGAAAGGAAATTTACCTCTGCGAGTGGTTCTTCAGAATTGCCATTTGATTACTTATTTGTTGCTCATTAGTAGTGTGACAGCCCTCGGGCAAAGCATTTATTATGTTTCCAACTCAGGAAACGACTCCAATAGCGGTCGCTCAAGCGATAGCCCTTTTCAGACAGTTTTCAAAATCAACAGCCTTCCTTTACAACCTGGCGATCAAGTGCTATTTAAACGAAACGAAACGTTTCGGGGCAGTTTGAAACTAGTTCAATCTGGTATAGCTGGTAGTCCAATCGTCATCGACGCATATGGTTCCGGCAACAAACCCATTATAACAGGTGGGGCACTCGTTACGAACTGGATCAATACTGGCAACAATACATGGCAGGCCAGTTGCCCTGACTGTGGAGACCGGATAACCGGATTATATCGGAATAACGTACCCTTACCACTGGGTCGATATCCCAATCTGGATGCATCAAACAAGGGCTACCTTACTGTTCAATCGCATTCGGGGAAAACCCAGCTTACCAGCCAGCAAGCCTTGTCAACAACCTGGACAGGCGGAGAAGCCGTATTCAGGCCTGTACAATGGATATTAAATCGAGCCACCATAACGGGTCAAACTGGTAATACGTTGACAATTGTTGGTGGCGGCAATTATGACATTAGCGATAACTGGGGGTACTTTATTCAGAATCACCCGTCTACCCTTGACCAGACAGGCGAGTGGTATTACAACCCAGCCAACAAAACTATCCTGTTGTACGACAGCCAGACAAACCCCAACAGTCAGGTCATTACGGCAACAGCCTTTTCTGAGGGCATAAATTTGTCGGCGGTGTCTTACGTCACTATCCGAAATATACAAGTAACTCAAACACTGGCCACCGGCCTGTTGGCCACCAATAGTTCAAATATTGCGGTTAGCAATATCAATATTACCCAGTCAGGTGAGGATGGAATCAGCATAAAAGGCGATGGACAGCAATTTCTGCTGGAAAATAACCTGATCGATGAGGCTAATAATAATGGCGTAACTATCGAAACTTACCAGAATATCACGTTTAGGGGCAACACCATTCGACGTATTGGCCTCATTCCGGGTCGGGGTAAAAGTGGCGATGGCACCTATGTAGGCTTCCAGTCGGCTAGTACAGCAAATACCCTGATTGAGAATAATGTGCTTGATAATATTGGTTACAATGCGCTAAACTTCTCCACCAATACTACGGTTCAGCGCAACCAGATCAGCAATTTTTGTATGACAAAAAGTGATGGCAGCGCCCTGTATATCTGGAACGGGAATCAACTGCCAATGAGCAACATTCACCTTATATCGAATATTGTTTATAATGGTATAGGGGCGTCGGAAGGCTCACCAAGCGGCACATTTTCGGGGGCAAATGGTATTTACCTCGACGATTGTACAACCAATATTGAGGTGACCGGTAATTCGGTTTATAACTGTCAGGGCTATGGCTTTTTCCTGCATGGTTCATCGAATATCCAGCTCACCGGCAATACAGCCTATAATAACGCTGGCGGGCAGTTATCCATTACCAGTGCAGGTGGTTGCCAGCCACGTAATAACCAGATTCTGAACAATGTTTTTGTAAGCCGACTGGCTAACCAGTTTACTGTCAAGTATGAGTCGAACCAAAATGATTTGGTTAGCTATGGTCAATTTGACAATAATACATATGCACGCCCCTTCGAAGACACCTATAAGGTTCTTGCCGTCTATAATTCTACCACAGGTGCTAATCTCTCGCTGGCGCAATGGCAAAGTCAGTACAACAAGGATTTGTCAACAACAAATAGTCCGCTTACCTACACATCGGGCAACCCCGACGACTATATCAAATGCATGTCAAATCCAACGGCTAATGCGAGTCAGGTCACACTAGACGGCACCTTTCGCGATATGCGAAACAGAGTGTGCTCGGGTCAGATAATTATACCGGCCTATTCAATGGTCGTTTTACTAAAAGATATTACTTTATCAACTCCATTACGGGCTCCCGAAAATCCGGCGAATACGGTTGCCGGTCTTGATTACCAGTATTATGAAGGCTCCTGGAGTAATTTGCCTGATTTTACTACGCTGACTCCGGCAAAATCAAACACTGTTGCCACCACAGACATTACCGTTCGCAACCGTACAGACCAGTATGGTATTCGGTATAAAGGCTATATCAATGTGCCAACCGATGGCCTTTATACGTTCTATACATCGTCAGACGATGGCAGTAAACTACTCATTGGTACAACGGAGGTAGTCAGTAATGATGGGGTTCATGCATCAATCGAAAAATCAGGAACAATTGGCCTTAAAGCCGGAAAACACGCTATAACAGTTCTCTTCTTCCAGGGAAACTCAGGCCAGGAACTCACAACCCGTTACGAAGGTCCCGGTATCAGCAAACAGACGATTCCAGCTTCTGCCTTCTTCCGCATACGCCCCAGCAGCGACAATGGCACTGGTCTTTTGGGAGAATATTTCAACAGCACAACTCTTGCAGCACCAGCCGTACTAACCAGAACCGATGCTACGATAAACTTTAGTTGGGGCAGCGGTTCACCTGCTACCAGCATCAATTCCGACAATTTTTCTGTTCGATGGACTGGCCAGATAGAAGCACCTGTAACGGGTACTTACTCATTCAGCACTACATCCGATGATGGTGTTCGGCTGTGGGTAAACGGTACGCAACTTGTTACTAACTGGACTGGTCATGCTACAACTGTCAACGTTAGCTCTCCAATTACGCTAACTGCCGGCCAGCGCTACACCATCAAGATGGAATATTTTGATGGTACTGGGGGAGCAACAGCCAAACTATTTTGGGAGTATCCGGGACAGACACAGCAAGCCGTTCCACAGAGGTATTTGTATCCAGCCACAGCGGTTACCCCTCCCCCGGCTACCACTAGCACAGGCATATATCTATCTGATTTGAATTGGGCAAGTGCTACAAGTGGTTATGGCCCTGTAGAAAAAGACCGTAGCAATGGTGAATCGAACGCCGGGGATGGTAAGACCATAACCCTCAATGGCGTCACTTACACGAAAGGGCTTGGAGTTCACTCACCTTCCGAAATCATTTACAACCTCAATGGTCAATATACCCGTTTTCTGACAGATGTGGGTATTGATGACGAGATCAACACGGGTTGCGGTACAGTAAGTTTTGATGTCTATGTTGATAACGTTCTGATTTACAGTAGCGGTATCATGACGTCGACATCGGCTACCAAATCAATTGATCTAAACGTTACAGGTAAGCAGACACTGAAACTGGTGGTGACCAATGGGGGCGACAACTCGACGTGCGATCACGCCGATTGGGCAGGAGCTCGGTTGGTTCCCCTTAATGGTGCACGGGTAGCAA contains:
- a CDS encoding SMP-30/gluconolactonase/LRE family protein yields the protein MFPSKTDTPAIRVVLDHRCLLGEGPVWDARQGLICWIDILNGEIHQVEPTQTTHSTVQVYQPIGSFALCQRDSRFVAAIKDGFCFIDRQTGAVSMIANPEASRPGNRFNEGKCDPAGRFWAGTMSLIEEPEAGSVYTLNPDLSVTRKIGKVTISNGMAWSLGHSQLYYIDTPTFTVKSFLFNNKTGQLGPVRTVLDIPEQEGYPDGMTIDNEGMLWIAHWDGWQITRWNPNTGEILLRLPLPVAKVTSCTFGGPTLGDLYITTARVGLSEKEIEEQPLAGSLFVWPDCGFTGMSAFEFDA
- a CDS encoding NPCBM/NEW2 domain-containing protein, which translates into the protein MKGNLPLRVVLQNCHLITYLLLISSVTALGQSIYYVSNSGNDSNSGRSSDSPFQTVFKINSLPLQPGDQVLFKRNETFRGSLKLVQSGIAGSPIVIDAYGSGNKPIITGGALVTNWINTGNNTWQASCPDCGDRITGLYRNNVPLPLGRYPNLDASNKGYLTVQSHSGKTQLTSQQALSTTWTGGEAVFRPVQWILNRATITGQTGNTLTIVGGGNYDISDNWGYFIQNHPSTLDQTGEWYYNPANKTILLYDSQTNPNSQVITATAFSEGINLSAVSYVTIRNIQVTQTLATGLLATNSSNIAVSNINITQSGEDGISIKGDGQQFLLENNLIDEANNNGVTIETYQNITFRGNTIRRIGLIPGRGKSGDGTYVGFQSASTANTLIENNVLDNIGYNALNFSTNTTVQRNQISNFCMTKSDGSALYIWNGNQLPMSNIHLISNIVYNGIGASEGSPSGTFSGANGIYLDDCTTNIEVTGNSVYNCQGYGFFLHGSSNIQLTGNTAYNNAGGQLSITSAGGCQPRNNQILNNVFVSRLANQFTVKYESNQNDLVSYGQFDNNTYARPFEDTYKVLAVYNSTTGANLSLAQWQSQYNKDLSTTNSPLTYTSGNPDDYIKCMSNPTANASQVTLDGTFRDMRNRVCSGQIIIPAYSMVVLLKDITLSTPLRAPENPANTVAGLDYQYYEGSWSNLPDFTTLTPAKSNTVATTDITVRNRTDQYGIRYKGYINVPTDGLYTFYTSSDDGSKLLIGTTEVVSNDGVHASIEKSGTIGLKAGKHAITVLFFQGNSGQELTTRYEGPGISKQTIPASAFFRIRPSSDNGTGLLGEYFNSTTLAAPAVLTRTDATINFSWGSGSPATSINSDNFSVRWTGQIEAPVTGTYSFSTTSDDGVRLWVNGTQLVTNWTGHATTVNVSSPITLTAGQRYTIKMEYFDGTGGATAKLFWEYPGQTQQAVPQRYLYPATAVTPPPATTSTGIYLSDLNWASATSGYGPVEKDRSNGESNAGDGKTITLNGVTYTKGLGVHSPSEIIYNLNGQYTRFLTDVGIDDEINTGCGTVSFDVYVDNVLIYSSGIMTSTSATKSIDLNVTGKQTLKLVVTNGGDNSTCDHADWAGARLVPLNGARVATIEPNEFSAVESGLHIYPVPAQTNLSIRYYAQTAGEAVLQLTSMAALPVSHSLHQVLPGENIIQLAVDQLNRGNYVLTLTQNNQRLSRKVILTE
- a CDS encoding right-handed parallel beta-helix repeat-containing protein — translated: MINKYLLFSTGSPCYSILAPSAPVLLSEIRPSNFINQGALVRRLVGDKKQLTFYGLWLLLISISLNSLGQTTYYVASTGKDTNNGTSMTAPFQTLVKVNSLSLRPGDVVLFRRGDTFQGTLTIRKSGSANLPITFDAYGNGPKPILSGSVPVSNWSAVGGNVWQASCSSCGSAVTGLYRDGVGLPLGRYPNADAPNKGNLTIRAHTERYQIFSLEHLPTTIDWQGAEVVMRPTAWIIDRAVVDHQYGDALNLFNYSTYTPKDNSEYFFQNHPATLDRQGEWCYTSANKSLQVYDTTGCINDRVITATVSARAVDIANSSYLSLRNLQITQTLNTNVFTQNVSNLTLINLDITNAGEDGLAITGSGTNLLLENNTVTNVNNNGISIDTYQTVTLKGNTIRAIGAVTGRGKSGDGMYNGVASKANKAVSIENNTIDSVGYNGITFGNNTTIRQNVISNYCISKVDGGGIYAWNGNKTSMTNINILSNIIFASPNVRGKYAYQDYSIGIFLDDCVENVAIRNNTIFGNTQWGVFLHGNPNIVFTDNTLFDNFASQLVVYHNGGVCPIRNDIITRNIIVSKLPSQLVAQYESNANDLFQYGLIDSNYYARPFDETATILGIMNSTQGGRYELNDWKNFSGGLDLHSKGSPITYKPYKNEGAGGTSRVNSTFDTNNDNWFLIYSRYNNGEVVRDNSNKLDGGSLRVGFSTPSGQSDSYAQAVKPVALTKGKTYVLRFDAIATVNVNLLVYLRQYGAPFKEYDRRYSVPLGTTRKSFEFPFTPSDSDTNAVILVQIDGEGPTFWLDNIRLQEDVPIQNNPDDFIKLYYNPTLKDSTIKLTGLYRDVKNQAYSGSVLLKPFTSIILLKDTIPVSVADLSLSLETDKRVLRVNETTRLSLRVTNQGTTPATLSRWTYRLPTNLQLICPDGQPYSDNVLTGTVSSLEPMCDTTFTFLVKPTANGLFRTAAQITTATSPDPDSTPNSGTADGEDDAAVVEFRVGGLTTNVYESPNPNQRPLSPIATSQPAPNVTTADLSLRMQVSKRAPTVGQIITLTLFVNNAGGGNAQSVQLENELPSGLELYGSTNWTVNGRSMSITLPSVSANTTINTSFQVRVNTPGVWINKAQISSSSITDPDSTPGNGFANGEDDQAQTDIRCL
- a CDS encoding malate:quinone oxidoreductase — its product is MPKNNKPVKKGPDVVLIGAGIMSATLGVLLKELQPDITIDIYERLDSAAAESSDAWNNAGTGHSAFCELNYTPEKEDGTIDPSKAIKIAESFEQSKQFWSFLIQQGFLHDAPNFIRSIPHMSFVWGEDNVSYLRKRFDALQRNYLFHGMQYSQEPAQLANWMPLVMQDRDPSQPVAATRMEIGTDVNFGTLTRAMFRRLYDMPGVHIHFAHDVRDLWRSKSLGGWKIRVENVTTNQVRDVQTQFIFIGAGGGSLRLLEKSDIPESRGFGGFPVSGQWLKCVNQDVIELHQAKVYGKASVGAPPMSVPHLDTRMIDGKRELLFGPYAGFSTKFLKSGSYMDLPKSIQLSNMAPMLMAGLHNVSLTKYLIQQVLQSPEDRLNALREYYPDARMDDWELEIAGQRVQVIKKDEEEGGVLEFGTEVVSAADGSIAALLGASPGASTAVSIMLDLLKRCFPEQLKTEAWQQKLKEMIPSYGQILADNPTLGQQLRQHTSDILGLGTFVYTPSEQV